In the genome of Primulina eburnea isolate SZY01 chromosome 13, ASM2296580v1, whole genome shotgun sequence, the window CGAGCACTGAGTAATTGAATTTGACAAGACATCCAGCGCACAAAGTCAAGACATGCATGGATAAAATAGACTATGCGCACCATTTTTTGGAGCTTTGTGTGGGTAAGGATGATTTGCCTTTCTCTTCGGACGTGGAGGAGGTACATGTTCACTTTTTCCATTCTTCAGCACCTTCTGAAAATATTTCTGGGCGTGGCTACGAATCTGCAACAGATAGCACATCGTTTAGTCAATGAAATAACAATTAGCTTGACAGACAGaaaaatcttaaaaattcatttttcactacATATAATGTTTAAGAGTGGATATTTTCACCAAAATAGTAATGAAGCAAGTAAACTCTCCTATAAGGTTCGATCCTCCAAATCGTACCTGTGCTTTGGCTATTTAAATACAGGCCGGTGTGCTCGGCATTTTTACATTTGTCTGGGAAAAAAACATTTAacctagaaaaacaagaacttCAAGGCAATATAATCAAGCAAACACTAGTTGAAACAAAATTGATAAATCATTTTGTAGCTAAGAACCTCCAATGATGCAAAACACAGGCCATATAAAACACAACACAAAATTTTCAACATCGCCAAGAGACATTAAATTATCAATACAAAAAAGTCAGTCAGAATGATGGCTCGCATGCGATTTAAGGGCTTCAAgaaatttgtaaattttaacTTAATCAAAGCATGTACACAAAGATCATCGAATTGGGAAGTAGCTAAAAGTTTACCTGGATAACAGTCTTTGACCCGACAAATGCCTCAATCTTCTTCCAGTCACGATCAAATCTGGACATCGTAAAGTAAACCAAAACGGAAATATAAACAGCTGCGTATAACACACCATAAAAACCTTACATCCACCTTTCAAGTTCATTATTTTCCCTTTTTAAAGTAGGAAACacattaattttataaaactaCACAAGCATTTGAGAAACACTTTATATGACAACCTCATCATTTCCTGCTAAAAACGATCAAGTTCAGAGGACAAAATGAGTCATACTTCGAAGCCAGGAACTCCGTAATTTTAACACCGCCGACGTCAATTTCGGAGgaacagaaaaaaaaaagttggaATCATTTGGAACCAAACCGTCACATACACACTTACAATTGAAGGGCTTCGAGGAATTTGTCATGCTCCTTCTCACTCCAGCTCTCTCTTGATTTAGTAATCGTGTATGGCTTCCGGGTCTTCTTATTCGGGTCCTCCGCACCACCCGTATCCGTATTCCAGCAGGACGAAGATTCAAGTAAATGAGCATTGATCCCAGTTCTCATCGGATCCCCGCCCATATAATAACAACCGTAAAAGTGGGGAAAATCCTGAGACGGAGAGGGATTAGGATACACTGACACCATGcgttctctctctctctctctctctctctctctcaatGACACCTCGCGGTTTTTCCTGTGATGCGAGGTTAACGATGTTTGGAGGTTTATATCGGGGACAGGAAGGGAGATCGCGACCTTACACGTGGCTGGCGGGGGAGTTGATTACAAGCTGGGCTGGAGTTTGCTCCATTTGTTGTTGTGAAGTGTCTGAAATGTGGTGTGTGGTTGGCTGAAAGCTATTGGAACATCGAATCGTGGCCTCTTATTTTTATTAGTAAAGACTAAAGACCACGTTAGAGTagcacatttttattttttaaggaaaaaaaagaaaagaatttcACTTCCAATCTTTTATATTATTACAAGTCATGCCACGCTTGAAATCATAGTCtctaaatattaatatttttttagcaAATGGTTTGATTCGAGAAATCATGCATGAGTGTGACATGACACGCCATTATAGTGTTTTTAATTGGAAAACTTTGAGtactttttttttgttaatatgATTTTGGATATTTTAGATTAACTTGTTTTAT includes:
- the LOC140810658 gene encoding protein REVEILLE 6-like isoform X3, whose product is MVSVYPNPSPSQDFPHFYGCYYMGGDPMRTGINAHLLESSSCWNTDTGGAEDPNKKTRKPYTITKSRESWSEKEHDKFLEALQLFDRDWKKIEAFVGSKTVIQIRSHAQKYFQKVLKNGKSEHVPPPRPKRKANHPYPHKAPKNATGVVQSSDAVLDSAHGVQPDSSSVRSNPVGSIHFSPWMETENLSRVMPDFAQVYGFIGSLFDNSASDHLQRLKNMDPINLQAVLTLMKNLSINLASPEFEDHRRVLSSYQVSTGTHYMGSTIEFE